In Pelecanus crispus isolate bPelCri1 chromosome 16, bPelCri1.pri, whole genome shotgun sequence, the following proteins share a genomic window:
- the PTAFR gene encoding platelet-activating factor receptor isoform X1: protein MSGKGKGGAEGSADIQCYIDSEFRYSLFTVFYSIIFILGFVANCYVLWIFSRIYPTKKLNEIKIFMMNLTVADLLFLVTMPMWIVYYHHHGDWIMPEFLCNVAGCLFFVNTYSSVAFLMVITYNRYQAVTNPIKAAQLTTQRRGIYLSAAIWIIIAGSSLYYLFDNNTNQEVTHSKNFTRCFERYDSSGSVSAVLAIHVIICILFYIIFFFILGWNIIIIRTLFSKSVQSQKSAHVKQRALWMVCTVLAVFIISFVPHHIVHLPWTLTVLEQWQRENCQLRQQLNDAHQVTLCLLSMNCVLDPIIYCFLTKKFQKHLSENLKSMKGSRKCSRQTTDTVIEGIIHQEDAIRI from the coding sequence ATGTCTGGAAAGGGTAAAGGTGGTGCTGAAGGTAGTGCTGACATTCAATGCTACATAGACTCTGAGTTTCGCTACAGCCTCTTCACTGTTTTCTACAGCATCATTTTCATTCTGGGCTTTGTTGCCAACTGCTACGTGCTCTGGATTTTCAGCCGTATTTACCCCACCAAGAAACTCAACGAAATCAAGATATTCATGATGAACCTGACAGTAGCTGACCTGCTCTTCTTGGTTACGATGCCAATGTGGATTGTTTACTATCACCACCATGGAGACTGGATCATGCCTGAGTTCCTCTGTAATGTGGCTGGCTGTTTATTTTTCGTTAACACCTACTCTTCTGTTGCCTTCCTGATGGTCATCACATACAACCGTTACCAAGCCGTGACTAATCCCATTAAAGCTGCTCAGCTTACCACCCAGAGAAGGGGTATCTACTTATCAGCAGCTATCTGGATCATAATAGCGGGCAGCTCTTTGTATTACCTTTTTGACAATAATACTAATCAGGAGGTGACGCATTCGAAGAATTTCACGCGGTGCTTTGAGCGCTATGACTCTTCTGGCAGTGTTTCAGCTGTTCTCGCCATTCATGTCATCATCTGCATCCTCTTCTatatcattttcttttttatactAGGCTGgaacatcatcatcatcaggaCCCTCTTCTCCAAATCAGTGCAGTCACAGAAGAGTGCTCATGTCAAGCAAAGGGCACTCTGGATGGTTTGCACAGTGCTGGCTGTGTTCATCATAAGTTTTGTACCTCATCACATAGTGCACCTGCCCTGGACCCTGACTGTTCTGGAGCAGTGGCAGAGAGAAAACTGTCAGTTGCGCCAACAACTCAATGATGCTCACCAGGTGACTTTGTGCCTCTTGAGTATGAACTGTGTGTTGGACCCAATCATCTACTGCTTCCTCACCAAGAAGTTCCAGAAGCATCTTtcagaaaacctgaaaagcaTGAAAGGGAGTCGCAAGTGC
- the PTAFR gene encoding platelet-activating factor receptor isoform X2 produces MVPHQSAHLDSEFRYSLFTVFYSIIFILGFVANCYVLWIFSRIYPTKKLNEIKIFMMNLTVADLLFLVTMPMWIVYYHHHGDWIMPEFLCNVAGCLFFVNTYSSVAFLMVITYNRYQAVTNPIKAAQLTTQRRGIYLSAAIWIIIAGSSLYYLFDNNTNQEVTHSKNFTRCFERYDSSGSVSAVLAIHVIICILFYIIFFFILGWNIIIIRTLFSKSVQSQKSAHVKQRALWMVCTVLAVFIISFVPHHIVHLPWTLTVLEQWQRENCQLRQQLNDAHQVTLCLLSMNCVLDPIIYCFLTKKFQKHLSENLKSMKGSRKCSRQTTDTVIEGIIHQEDAIRI; encoded by the exons ATGGTACCACACCAATCAGCTCATT TAGACTCTGAGTTTCGCTACAGCCTCTTCACTGTTTTCTACAGCATCATTTTCATTCTGGGCTTTGTTGCCAACTGCTACGTGCTCTGGATTTTCAGCCGTATTTACCCCACCAAGAAACTCAACGAAATCAAGATATTCATGATGAACCTGACAGTAGCTGACCTGCTCTTCTTGGTTACGATGCCAATGTGGATTGTTTACTATCACCACCATGGAGACTGGATCATGCCTGAGTTCCTCTGTAATGTGGCTGGCTGTTTATTTTTCGTTAACACCTACTCTTCTGTTGCCTTCCTGATGGTCATCACATACAACCGTTACCAAGCCGTGACTAATCCCATTAAAGCTGCTCAGCTTACCACCCAGAGAAGGGGTATCTACTTATCAGCAGCTATCTGGATCATAATAGCGGGCAGCTCTTTGTATTACCTTTTTGACAATAATACTAATCAGGAGGTGACGCATTCGAAGAATTTCACGCGGTGCTTTGAGCGCTATGACTCTTCTGGCAGTGTTTCAGCTGTTCTCGCCATTCATGTCATCATCTGCATCCTCTTCTatatcattttcttttttatactAGGCTGgaacatcatcatcatcaggaCCCTCTTCTCCAAATCAGTGCAGTCACAGAAGAGTGCTCATGTCAAGCAAAGGGCACTCTGGATGGTTTGCACAGTGCTGGCTGTGTTCATCATAAGTTTTGTACCTCATCACATAGTGCACCTGCCCTGGACCCTGACTGTTCTGGAGCAGTGGCAGAGAGAAAACTGTCAGTTGCGCCAACAACTCAATGATGCTCACCAGGTGACTTTGTGCCTCTTGAGTATGAACTGTGTGTTGGACCCAATCATCTACTGCTTCCTCACCAAGAAGTTCCAGAAGCATCTTtcagaaaacctgaaaagcaTGAAAGGGAGTCGCAAGTGC